In Montipora capricornis isolate CH-2021 chromosome 4, ASM3666992v2, whole genome shotgun sequence, a single genomic region encodes these proteins:
- the LOC138047316 gene encoding uncharacterized protein isoform X2 yields the protein MIWTRSQSRLNTRSSGRAPSQMFAGRKHRPKSVAKSKSKKSNHLNWRAELKALKQKIDSILWNLFVNLFPHGKIVLEQFRSSNPVFVLIVIVVCLTVSAVYPFWGRTGSILWFYRRNTAEIPSINFNEVLWPPRHRWIWRKAEVLNITTQITKLCEDNDGRQVHMYLIGGPGSGKSELVRQVGLHLKDVMKIERTRPVDIITIQADSGASLMSSLADAVFALCNNSGQKADGIKQMKEELNFRFNDLFSNEGKILKTEMRVKVLFTKLKELFRERNSQPVMIFDGVQDLKLLFNYLNLEPGSKHFSTFVIIITLQKRVSLERLSPYVKVTGKEQDQSLSSHQVIREAFRHVCRASSKNPNCLNSRYCYLTAISSTNNERSTLKEVFTRLTLSIEQELNATFRHLHSLKINASWMQRQHSFDSQHLDVLTSLYFFSIREHLQVEDLISTRFLDMLLRLISYISGFWPALLRPTSNKFRLAEIVNLTNDMAVKGMHHNLQTFLLIVCLHSGATKLHNQHLMSALNKTTLGILQILRNITMSKDRTFVLNILGDIYRALGYPYKSRELHELALQLHQKNRNVTINPANSNKRKSQTNHKDPGCILEEASTLHKLGVINRYLSNLSAAQATHETSLELLQKLFGLHHPFVAGSLLNLATVYSRQNKYNKALEMNYRSLAMLQEIFGPRHANVGRVLITMGTVYYKFGKFNDAINTSKLGLEILEEFHGTNHPHVAEALNFLGFMYRDNGNLQKAQEVLEHSVSIKEKVFDKYHFILGEALNDLGVLYTSLGEVDKATVILERALNIFKHTWGKNHSSVAVALNSLGAAYCQSKQPQKAMDLHQEALKILLTAGKEDIREHSVAETRHLLGKTYRAMKNRKDARVMFHLSFKGFSHLYGREHWRVQSVLQDLNSLDGI from the exons ATGATCTGGACCAGAAGTCAGTCGCGTCTCAACACTCGTTCCTCCGGTAGAGCCCCAAGTCAAATGTTTGCTGGGAGAAAGCACCGACCAAAATCGGTTGCAAAATCCAAATCAAAGAAATCAAACCATCTCAATTGGAGAGCTGAGCTTAAAGCtctgaaacaaaaaattgaTTCAATACTTTGGAATCTGTTTGTAAACCTTTTCCCTCATGGAAaaattgttctggaacaattcAGGAGCAGTAATCCAGTTTTTGTGTTAATTGTCATCGTTGTGTGTCTGACCGTATCAGCCGTATATCCATTTTGGGGCCGTACTGGCAGCATACTTTGGTTTTATCGACGTAACACGGCAGAGATACCCAGTATAAATTTTAATGAGGTGTTGTGGCCACCAAGACATCGCTGGATATGGCGCAAGGCGGAAGTTCTTAATATTACAACACAGATAACGAAGCTGTGTGAAGACAACGATGGAAGACAAGTGCACATGTATTTGATCGGTGGACCAGGCTCAGGAAAGTCTGAGCTTGTTAGACAAGTTGGACTTCATTTGAAGGATGTTATGAAAATAGAAAGAACGAGACCAGTTGACATTATTACTATCCAGGCAGACAGTGGTGCATCTCTCATGTCAAGTCTTGCGGATGCAGTGTTTGCTCTTTGCAATAATTCAGGGCAAAAAGCCGACGGGATTAAGCAAATGAAAGAAGAACTGAATTTTAGATTCAATGATTTATtctcaaatgaaggaaaaattttaaaaacggaAATGCGGGTGAAAGTCCTTTTCACAAAACTGAAAGAACTTTTCAGAGAGAGAAACAGTCAACCTGTCATGATTTTTGACGGCGTGCAAGATTTGAAATTATTGTTTAACTATCTAAACCTTGAACCTGGAAGCAAACATTTTTCTACTTTTGTGATCATAATTACTCTGCAAAAACGTGTCTCTTTGGAAAGACTGAGTCCTTATGTGAAG GTGACAGGCAAAGAACAAGACCAGTCCTTATCAAGTCATCAAGTTATACGTGAAGCCTTCCGCCATGTCTGCAGGGCAAGTAGCAAGAATCCAAACTGCCTTAATTCAAGATACTGTTATTTGACAGCTATTTCCAGTACAAACAATGAGAGGAGCACACTAAAGGAAGTCTTTACAAGACTTACCTTATCAATTGAACAGGAGCTGAATGCCACCTTTAGACACCTGCACAGCCTCAAAATCAATGCATCTTGGATGCAACGTCAACACAGTTTTGATTCCCAACATTTGGATGTCTTGACATCATTGTACTTCTTTTCCATCAGGGAACACTTGCAAGTTGAAGACTTAATAAGTACACGATTTTTAGATATGCTCCTGAGACTCATCTCATATATTTCAGGATTTTGGCCTGCATTGCTCAGACCCACTTCAAACAAATTTAGACTTGCTGAAATTGTAAATTTGACAAATGATATGGCAGTAAAGGGAATGCATCACAATTTGCAAACATTTCTCCTGATTGTTTGTCTACACAGTGGTGCAACAAAGTTACACAACCAACATCTGATGTCAGCATTAAATAAAACTACTCTTggaattttgcaaattttacgCAATATCACAATGAGCAAAGATAGGACGTTTGTCTTAAACATCTTGGGTGATATTTATCGAGCTCTAGGATATCCTTACAAGTCAAGAGAGCTGCATGAGCTTGCACTTCAACTTCAtcaaaaaaacagaaatgtcACTATTAACCCTGCAAATTCTAACAAAAGAAAGAGTCAAACAAACCATAAAGATCCTGGATGCATCCTTGAGGAGGCAAGTACTTTGCACAAACTTGGCGTCATTAACCGCTACTTGTCTAACCTTAGTGCAGCTCAAGCCACCCACGAGACATCACTTGAATTGCTGCAGAAATTATTTGGCTTGCACCACCCCTTTGTTGCAGGCTCACTTCTGAACTTAGCAACTGTTTATAGTCGCCAAAACAAGTACAACAAGGCCTTAGAAATGAATTATCGATCACTGGCCATGCTTCAAGAGATATTTGGACCAAGGCATGCCAATGTAGGGAGAGTGTTAATCACCATGGGAACAGTTTATTACAAGTTTGGCAAGTTTAATGATGCTATAAATACTTCTAAACTTGGATTGGAAATACTTGAGGAATTTCATGGAACAAACCACCCACATGTGGCTGAAGCTCTGAATTTTCTTGGATTTATGTATAGAGACAATggaaatttgcaaaaagctcAGGAAGTTCTTGAACACTCAGTATCTATTAAAGAAAAAGTGTTTGACAAGTATCATTTCATATTGGGTGAGGCTTTAAATGACCTTGGAGTTCTATATACAAGCCTTGGTGAGGTGGACAAGGCCACTGTAATTCTAGAAAGGGCCTTGAACATTTTTAAACATACCTGGGGGAAAAACCATAGTTCAGTAGCTGTGGCATTGAACAGTCTAGGTGCAGCATATTGTCAATCTAAGCAGCCTCAAAAGGCAATGGATCTTCACCAGGAAGCCTTGAAGATCCTTTTGACTGCGGGGAAAGAGGACATTAGAGAACATTCTGTGGCAGAAACTAGACATCTCCTTGGCAAGACATACCGAGCAATGAAAAACAGGAAAGATGCAAGAGTAATGTTTCATTTATCATTCAAGGGATTCAGTCACTTATATGGGAGGGAACACTGGAGAGTTCAAAGTGTGCTGCAAGATCTTAATTCCTTAGATGGCATTTGA
- the LOC138047316 gene encoding uncharacterized protein isoform X1, which yields MIWTRSQSRLNTRSSGRAPSQMFAGRKHRPKSVAKSKSKKSNHLNWRAELKALKQKIDSILWNLFVNLFPHGKIVLEQFRSSNPVFVLIVIVVCLTVSAVYPFWGRTGSILWFYRRNTAEIPSINFNEVLWPPRHRWIWRKAEVLNITTQITKLCEDNDGRQVHMYLIGGPGSGKSELVRQVGLHLKDVMKIERTRPVDIITIQADSGASLMSSLADAVFALCNNSGQKADGIKQMKEELNFRFNDLFSNEGKILKTEMRVKVLFTKLKELFRERNSQPVMIFDGVQDLKLLFNYLNLEPGSKHFSTFVIIITLQKRVSLERLSPYVKVRDLFDGMMATDSVKLLELITGLNDDREKHALEISNILGHQPLALATAAIYIESVREGPPKNPDYSYSDYILEFKRDISMLGIDEEIEWHESDASKYPVSMYQAVLKAVNHSAQNDPVIRDIACIGYADSSPLSLKFVLNFLNTNSHHKFSKAQVRNSLKNVLFKVTGKEQDQSLSSHQVIREAFRHVCRASSKNPNCLNSRYCYLTAISSTNNERSTLKEVFTRLTLSIEQELNATFRHLHSLKINASWMQRQHSFDSQHLDVLTSLYFFSIREHLQVEDLISTRFLDMLLRLISYISGFWPALLRPTSNKFRLAEIVNLTNDMAVKGMHHNLQTFLLIVCLHSGATKLHNQHLMSALNKTTLGILQILRNITMSKDRTFVLNILGDIYRALGYPYKSRELHELALQLHQKNRNVTINPANSNKRKSQTNHKDPGCILEEASTLHKLGVINRYLSNLSAAQATHETSLELLQKLFGLHHPFVAGSLLNLATVYSRQNKYNKALEMNYRSLAMLQEIFGPRHANVGRVLITMGTVYYKFGKFNDAINTSKLGLEILEEFHGTNHPHVAEALNFLGFMYRDNGNLQKAQEVLEHSVSIKEKVFDKYHFILGEALNDLGVLYTSLGEVDKATVILERALNIFKHTWGKNHSSVAVALNSLGAAYCQSKQPQKAMDLHQEALKILLTAGKEDIREHSVAETRHLLGKTYRAMKNRKDARVMFHLSFKGFSHLYGREHWRVQSVLQDLNSLDGI from the coding sequence ATGATCTGGACCAGAAGTCAGTCGCGTCTCAACACTCGTTCCTCCGGTAGAGCCCCAAGTCAAATGTTTGCTGGGAGAAAGCACCGACCAAAATCGGTTGCAAAATCCAAATCAAAGAAATCAAACCATCTCAATTGGAGAGCTGAGCTTAAAGCtctgaaacaaaaaattgaTTCAATACTTTGGAATCTGTTTGTAAACCTTTTCCCTCATGGAAaaattgttctggaacaattcAGGAGCAGTAATCCAGTTTTTGTGTTAATTGTCATCGTTGTGTGTCTGACCGTATCAGCCGTATATCCATTTTGGGGCCGTACTGGCAGCATACTTTGGTTTTATCGACGTAACACGGCAGAGATACCCAGTATAAATTTTAATGAGGTGTTGTGGCCACCAAGACATCGCTGGATATGGCGCAAGGCGGAAGTTCTTAATATTACAACACAGATAACGAAGCTGTGTGAAGACAACGATGGAAGACAAGTGCACATGTATTTGATCGGTGGACCAGGCTCAGGAAAGTCTGAGCTTGTTAGACAAGTTGGACTTCATTTGAAGGATGTTATGAAAATAGAAAGAACGAGACCAGTTGACATTATTACTATCCAGGCAGACAGTGGTGCATCTCTCATGTCAAGTCTTGCGGATGCAGTGTTTGCTCTTTGCAATAATTCAGGGCAAAAAGCCGACGGGATTAAGCAAATGAAAGAAGAACTGAATTTTAGATTCAATGATTTATtctcaaatgaaggaaaaattttaaaaacggaAATGCGGGTGAAAGTCCTTTTCACAAAACTGAAAGAACTTTTCAGAGAGAGAAACAGTCAACCTGTCATGATTTTTGACGGCGTGCAAGATTTGAAATTATTGTTTAACTATCTAAACCTTGAACCTGGAAGCAAACATTTTTCTACTTTTGTGATCATAATTACTCTGCAAAAACGTGTCTCTTTGGAAAGACTGAGTCCTTATGTGAAGGTGAGGGATTTATTTGATGGTATGATGGCCACTGACTCTGTTAAACTTCTTGAGCTTATAACTGGGCTAAACGATGATAGAGAGAAGCATGCCCTTGAAATATCAAATATACTTGGACATCAACCTCTTGCCCTCGCAACTGCAGCTATTTACATCGAGAGCGTCCGTGAGGGTCCACCAAAGAATCCTGATTATTCTTACTCTGATTACATCTTAGAGTTCAAGAGAGATATTTCTATGCTTGGCATTGATGAAGAAATTGAATGGCATGAGAGTGATGCTTCAAAGTATCCAGTTTCCATGTATCAGGCTGTTCTCAAGGCAGTTAACCACTCTGCACAGAATGACCCTGTGATTCGAGATATTGCTTGTATTGGATACGCAGATTCTTCTCCACTAAGTTTAAAATTTGTCCTGAATTTTTTGAACACTAATTCACACCACAAGTTTTCAAAAGCCCAGGTTCGTAACTCCTTAAAGAATGTTCTTTTTAAGGTGACAGGCAAAGAACAAGACCAGTCCTTATCAAGTCATCAAGTTATACGTGAAGCCTTCCGCCATGTCTGCAGGGCAAGTAGCAAGAATCCAAACTGCCTTAATTCAAGATACTGTTATTTGACAGCTATTTCCAGTACAAACAATGAGAGGAGCACACTAAAGGAAGTCTTTACAAGACTTACCTTATCAATTGAACAGGAGCTGAATGCCACCTTTAGACACCTGCACAGCCTCAAAATCAATGCATCTTGGATGCAACGTCAACACAGTTTTGATTCCCAACATTTGGATGTCTTGACATCATTGTACTTCTTTTCCATCAGGGAACACTTGCAAGTTGAAGACTTAATAAGTACACGATTTTTAGATATGCTCCTGAGACTCATCTCATATATTTCAGGATTTTGGCCTGCATTGCTCAGACCCACTTCAAACAAATTTAGACTTGCTGAAATTGTAAATTTGACAAATGATATGGCAGTAAAGGGAATGCATCACAATTTGCAAACATTTCTCCTGATTGTTTGTCTACACAGTGGTGCAACAAAGTTACACAACCAACATCTGATGTCAGCATTAAATAAAACTACTCTTggaattttgcaaattttacgCAATATCACAATGAGCAAAGATAGGACGTTTGTCTTAAACATCTTGGGTGATATTTATCGAGCTCTAGGATATCCTTACAAGTCAAGAGAGCTGCATGAGCTTGCACTTCAACTTCAtcaaaaaaacagaaatgtcACTATTAACCCTGCAAATTCTAACAAAAGAAAGAGTCAAACAAACCATAAAGATCCTGGATGCATCCTTGAGGAGGCAAGTACTTTGCACAAACTTGGCGTCATTAACCGCTACTTGTCTAACCTTAGTGCAGCTCAAGCCACCCACGAGACATCACTTGAATTGCTGCAGAAATTATTTGGCTTGCACCACCCCTTTGTTGCAGGCTCACTTCTGAACTTAGCAACTGTTTATAGTCGCCAAAACAAGTACAACAAGGCCTTAGAAATGAATTATCGATCACTGGCCATGCTTCAAGAGATATTTGGACCAAGGCATGCCAATGTAGGGAGAGTGTTAATCACCATGGGAACAGTTTATTACAAGTTTGGCAAGTTTAATGATGCTATAAATACTTCTAAACTTGGATTGGAAATACTTGAGGAATTTCATGGAACAAACCACCCACATGTGGCTGAAGCTCTGAATTTTCTTGGATTTATGTATAGAGACAATggaaatttgcaaaaagctcAGGAAGTTCTTGAACACTCAGTATCTATTAAAGAAAAAGTGTTTGACAAGTATCATTTCATATTGGGTGAGGCTTTAAATGACCTTGGAGTTCTATATACAAGCCTTGGTGAGGTGGACAAGGCCACTGTAATTCTAGAAAGGGCCTTGAACATTTTTAAACATACCTGGGGGAAAAACCATAGTTCAGTAGCTGTGGCATTGAACAGTCTAGGTGCAGCATATTGTCAATCTAAGCAGCCTCAAAAGGCAATGGATCTTCACCAGGAAGCCTTGAAGATCCTTTTGACTGCGGGGAAAGAGGACATTAGAGAACATTCTGTGGCAGAAACTAGACATCTCCTTGGCAAGACATACCGAGCAATGAAAAACAGGAAAGATGCAAGAGTAATGTTTCATTTATCATTCAAGGGATTCAGTCACTTATATGGGAGGGAACACTGGAGAGTTCAAAGTGTGCTGCAAGATCTTAATTCCTTAGATGGCATTTGA